The proteins below come from a single Archangium lipolyticum genomic window:
- a CDS encoding cation:proton antiporter: MKGALLRLLLLVVVLAAIGRAQTWRVDTGTSVTLAAGALLLCGLFAGKVAKGLGLPRLTGYLLVGVAVGPYALGFIPGAGVKGLELVKGLAVSLIALVAGTELQLGLIRRVGTRVAALCTAVCGVTFLAIFGVLFALKPLLPFLTPMTVSQALAVSALVSTVVVSFSPTVTIAIVQETSARGSFTEFLMALVIIGDLLVMVGFAVAAGFTRASFGGGLDVGGLLGGVVWELFGSVLVGSVLALVMLLYMRRVKHELPLFLVALGFVSAEAGAHLHLSPLLVSLAAGALIANLDEREGERIHHAIQRAGLPVFALFFAAAGAGLKLDALVTVGPAALLLVALRALAIYGSCRRFAPPEDPRLRRYLWMGLISQAGVTFGLAALISRTFPDFGPQVEVLIVAMITAHELIGPVLTRRALQRSGEIHSDEAQGTA; this comes from the coding sequence ATGAAGGGCGCGCTCCTGCGGCTGTTGCTGCTGGTGGTGGTGCTGGCGGCCATCGGCCGGGCCCAGACGTGGCGCGTGGACACGGGCACGTCGGTGACGCTCGCCGCGGGGGCACTGCTGTTGTGCGGCCTGTTCGCGGGGAAGGTGGCCAAGGGGCTGGGGCTGCCCCGCCTCACGGGGTACCTGCTGGTGGGCGTGGCGGTGGGGCCCTACGCGTTGGGCTTCATCCCCGGCGCGGGCGTGAAGGGGTTGGAGCTGGTGAAGGGGCTGGCGGTGAGCCTCATCGCGCTGGTGGCGGGCACGGAGCTGCAACTGGGGCTCATCCGCCGGGTGGGGACCCGGGTGGCGGCCCTGTGCACCGCGGTGTGCGGGGTGACCTTCCTGGCCATCTTCGGGGTGCTCTTCGCGCTCAAGCCGCTGCTGCCCTTCCTCACGCCCATGACGGTGTCACAGGCCCTGGCGGTCAGCGCGCTGGTGTCCACGGTGGTGGTGTCCTTCTCGCCCACGGTGACGATCGCCATCGTGCAGGAGACGAGCGCGCGCGGCAGCTTCACCGAGTTCCTCATGGCCCTGGTCATCATCGGGGATCTGCTCGTGATGGTGGGCTTCGCCGTGGCGGCGGGCTTCACGCGGGCGAGCTTCGGTGGTGGGCTGGACGTGGGAGGGCTGCTGGGCGGGGTGGTGTGGGAGCTGTTCGGCTCGGTGCTGGTGGGGAGCGTGCTGGCGCTGGTGATGCTGCTGTACATGCGGCGGGTGAAGCACGAGCTGCCGCTCTTCCTGGTGGCGCTGGGCTTCGTGTCGGCCGAGGCCGGCGCGCACCTGCACCTGTCACCGCTGCTGGTGTCGCTGGCGGCCGGGGCGCTGATCGCCAACCTGGACGAGCGCGAGGGCGAGCGCATCCACCACGCCATCCAGCGCGCGGGGCTGCCCGTCTTCGCGCTCTTCTTCGCCGCGGCGGGGGCGGGGCTCAAGCTGGACGCGCTCGTGACGGTGGGGCCGGCGGCCCTGCTGCTGGTGGCGCTGCGCGCGCTGGCCATCTACGGCTCGTGCCGGCGCTTCGCCCCTCCAGAGGATCCCCGTTTGCGCCGCTACCTGTGGATGGGGCTCATCTCGCAGGCGGGCGTCACCTTCGGGCTGGCGGCGCTCATCTCTCGAACCTTCCCGGACTTCGGGCCGCAGGTGGAGGTGCTCATCGTGGCGATGATCACCGCCCACGAGCTGATCGGCCCCGTCCTCACCCGGCGTGCCCTCCAGCGGAGTGGGGAGATACACTCCGATGAGGCGCAGGGAACGGCCTGA
- the glnD gene encoding [protein-PII] uridylyltransferase has protein sequence MSVPSIPSPPPQNHREALGSLPELPHGGPEDRLARARDYFRDALVRVEAFHRDGAAGLSTCRLLSAATDRLIHGLFTEIAAELHAPPDLALVALGSYGRRELSPHSDLDLLLLRGPGVSEEAVAPLARAFPTLLWDLKRAVGWSARAPEECLRAAEADHTVRTALLDSRFLTGDATVFSLFSEDVLPEILTLHADAYIQDKVQELRSRRERYGDSVFLLEPNLKQGDGGLRDLETALWIARVRFRTRGLTGLLQQSILPGSQVTRLKAARDFLLRIRHHLHFLRARKEDRLTFDLQEEVARFLGYQQGPVLPVEAFMRDYYLAANAIRQTADALISRCEELSTGRKLSLPSERRIGAFKVFRGKLTLSDPSLFTREPASILDFFRTAEEHGLPLYSWARAQVAQALPALEAARATPAVSAAFKALFSRPGTRGELLFELHDAGVLGAVVPEFGRVTAHHQHDLYHVYTVDVHTLFAVRRLYALRAGDLVEQEPELSREMRDLKDPLPLYLGMLLHDAGKGMGGNHSEKGRLLMVALGERLGLSPRQREVAEFLVKDHLAMSHTAQRRDLSDPALIADFARQVGDVEKLTCLYLLTWADISSVGPRMWTGWKAQLLRELYDKARAHLVGTAALSGSSPSERVREHFHARWARVSGEPRARELGQVLPERYFLGTDPARATLHERLLACARRRPLAAALRHHPEAGYSELSLAARDRPGLLSLLAGVLSAHRIDILSARIVSTSDGLALDVFDVRPPHGLLLERSRWRMARTDLLRVLTGQASIEDVLRRRRSGSLLQRPLPPVAPKVTVDNRASRDFTVVDVVTQDRVGLLHAISSALTRTGAQIAVAKVATEAHRAMDSFYVTRQGAKVEGAPGEAALVAAITEALESLEREGAETRA, from the coding sequence CCGCCACCGACCGGCTCATCCACGGCCTCTTCACCGAGATCGCCGCCGAGCTCCACGCGCCTCCCGATCTCGCCCTCGTCGCGCTCGGCTCCTACGGGCGCCGCGAGCTGTCTCCCCACTCGGATCTGGACCTGCTCCTCCTGCGCGGGCCCGGCGTCTCCGAGGAGGCCGTGGCTCCGCTGGCCCGTGCGTTCCCCACGCTCTTGTGGGATCTCAAGCGCGCCGTCGGCTGGAGCGCCCGCGCCCCCGAGGAGTGTCTCCGCGCCGCCGAGGCCGACCACACCGTCCGCACCGCGCTGCTCGACTCGCGCTTCCTCACCGGCGACGCCACCGTCTTCTCGCTCTTCTCCGAGGACGTCCTCCCCGAAATACTCACCCTCCACGCCGACGCCTACATCCAGGACAAGGTCCAGGAGCTGCGCTCCCGCCGCGAGCGCTATGGCGACTCCGTCTTCCTCCTCGAGCCCAACCTCAAGCAGGGCGACGGCGGCCTGCGCGATCTCGAGACGGCCCTGTGGATCGCCCGCGTGCGCTTCCGCACCCGGGGCCTCACCGGGCTCCTGCAGCAATCCATCCTCCCCGGCTCGCAGGTGACGCGCCTCAAGGCCGCCCGCGACTTCCTCCTGCGCATCCGTCACCACCTCCACTTCCTCCGCGCACGCAAGGAGGACCGGCTCACCTTCGACCTCCAGGAGGAGGTGGCGCGCTTCCTCGGCTACCAGCAGGGCCCCGTGCTGCCCGTCGAGGCCTTCATGCGCGACTACTACCTGGCCGCCAACGCCATCCGGCAGACAGCCGATGCGCTCATCTCCCGCTGCGAGGAGCTCAGCACCGGCCGGAAGCTCTCCCTCCCGTCCGAGCGCCGGATCGGCGCCTTCAAGGTGTTCCGCGGCAAGCTCACCCTCTCGGACCCGAGCCTCTTCACCCGCGAGCCCGCCTCCATCCTCGACTTCTTCCGCACCGCCGAGGAGCACGGACTGCCGCTCTACTCGTGGGCCCGCGCGCAGGTGGCGCAGGCCCTCCCGGCGCTGGAGGCCGCTCGCGCCACGCCCGCCGTGTCCGCCGCCTTCAAGGCCCTCTTCTCGCGGCCAGGTACCCGCGGCGAGCTCCTCTTCGAGCTGCATGACGCGGGGGTGCTCGGCGCCGTGGTGCCCGAGTTCGGCCGCGTCACCGCCCACCACCAGCACGACCTGTACCACGTGTACACCGTCGACGTTCACACGCTCTTCGCCGTGCGCCGCCTCTACGCCCTGCGCGCCGGAGACCTGGTGGAGCAGGAGCCCGAGCTGTCCCGCGAGATGCGCGACCTGAAGGATCCACTCCCGCTCTACCTCGGCATGCTCCTGCACGACGCGGGGAAGGGGATGGGTGGCAACCACTCGGAGAAGGGCCGGCTGTTGATGGTGGCCCTCGGCGAGCGCCTGGGCCTCTCGCCCCGCCAGCGCGAGGTGGCCGAGTTCCTCGTGAAGGACCATCTCGCGATGAGCCACACCGCCCAGCGCCGGGACTTGAGCGACCCGGCCCTCATCGCCGACTTCGCGCGCCAGGTGGGCGACGTGGAGAAGCTCACCTGTCTCTACCTCCTCACCTGGGCGGACATCAGCTCGGTGGGGCCTCGCATGTGGACGGGCTGGAAGGCCCAGCTCCTGCGCGAGCTGTACGACAAGGCCCGGGCCCACCTCGTCGGTACGGCGGCGCTCTCGGGCTCGTCTCCCTCCGAGCGTGTCCGCGAGCACTTCCATGCGCGCTGGGCCCGCGTGTCCGGCGAGCCGCGGGCGCGCGAGCTCGGGCAGGTGCTCCCCGAGCGGTACTTCCTCGGGACGGATCCAGCGCGCGCCACGCTCCACGAGCGGCTGCTCGCGTGTGCCCGGAGGCGTCCCCTGGCCGCCGCCCTGCGCCACCACCCCGAGGCCGGCTACAGCGAGCTGTCCCTCGCGGCCCGCGACAGGCCCGGTCTGCTCTCGTTGCTCGCGGGTGTGCTGTCCGCCCACCGCATCGACATCCTCTCCGCGCGCATCGTCTCCACCTCCGACGGGCTCGCGCTGGACGTCTTCGACGTGCGGCCTCCCCATGGGCTCCTGCTCGAGCGCTCGCGCTGGCGCATGGCCCGGACGGACCTCCTCCGTGTCCTCACGGGCCAGGCCTCCATCGAGGACGTGCTGCGGCGGCGCCGCTCGGGCTCGCTCCTGCAGCGGCCCCTGCCACCCGTGGCTCCCAAGGTGACGGTGGACAACCGCGCCTCCCGGGACTTCACCGTGGTGGACGTGGTGACGCAGGACCGGGTGGGCCTGCTGCACGCCATCTCCTCGGCCCTCACCCGCACGGGCGCGCAGATCGCCGTCGCCAAGGTGGCCACCGAGGCCCATCGCGCGATGGACTCGTTCTACGTCACCCGCCAGGGCGCCAAGGTCGAGGGCGCTCCGGGCGAGGCCGCGCTGGTGGCGGCGATCACCGAGGCCCTGGAGTCCCTGGAGCGCGAGGGCGCGGAGACCCGGGCGTGA
- the xerD gene encoding site-specific tyrosine recombinase XerD, whose translation MEGYLDAFIAFIRAERGLSGKTVDAYAADLSVYFADLKRKGITDVARVKPDDISGHLTTLNSRKLSRRSQARHLAAIRGFHRFLVAEKYVEKDPTEDLDTPRSARKLPVFLTLEEVEQLLASPDERTPVGLRDKAMLEVLYATGLRVSELVGLGINDIQLGAGYLVAKGKGAKERIVPVGSIAAEKVQAYLEGPRQALLGERESKALFVTPRGDGFTRQGFWKLLKRYALKAGIRKPLSPHKLRHSFATHLVERGADLRAVQAMLGHADLATTQIYTHVNGARLRAVYDSAHPRGDDVRGRGGPMGGRAARKRAGGE comes from the coding sequence ATGGAAGGTTACCTCGACGCATTCATCGCCTTCATCCGTGCCGAGCGCGGGCTGTCCGGCAAGACGGTGGACGCCTACGCCGCGGACCTGTCGGTGTACTTCGCGGACCTGAAGCGCAAGGGCATCACCGACGTGGCGCGCGTCAAGCCGGATGACATCTCCGGGCACCTGACGACGCTGAACTCGCGCAAGCTGTCCCGGCGCAGCCAGGCGCGGCACCTGGCGGCGATCCGCGGCTTCCACCGCTTCCTCGTGGCGGAGAAGTACGTGGAGAAGGATCCCACCGAGGACCTCGACACGCCGCGTTCGGCGCGCAAGCTGCCCGTCTTCCTCACGCTCGAGGAGGTGGAGCAGCTGCTCGCCTCGCCGGACGAGCGCACGCCCGTGGGTCTCCGGGACAAGGCCATGCTGGAGGTGCTGTACGCCACCGGCCTGCGCGTGAGCGAGCTGGTGGGCCTGGGCATCAACGACATCCAACTGGGGGCGGGCTACCTGGTGGCGAAGGGGAAGGGCGCCAAGGAGCGCATCGTCCCGGTGGGCAGCATCGCGGCGGAGAAGGTGCAAGCGTACCTGGAGGGCCCCCGGCAGGCGCTGCTGGGCGAGCGCGAGTCGAAGGCGCTCTTCGTCACCCCGCGAGGGGACGGCTTCACGCGGCAGGGCTTCTGGAAGCTGCTCAAGCGCTACGCGCTCAAGGCCGGCATCCGCAAGCCGCTGTCGCCGCACAAGCTGAGGCACTCGTTCGCCACGCACCTGGTGGAGCGCGGGGCGGATCTGCGCGCGGTGCAGGCCATGCTGGGCCACGCGGACCTGGCCACCACGCAGATCTACACGCACGTGAACGGCGCGCGGCTGCGGGCCGTGTACGACAGTGCCCACCCGCGCGGAGACGACGTCCGCGGCCGGGGCGGCCCCATGGGAGGTCGCGCCGCCAGGAAGAGGGCAGGGGGCGAGTAG
- a CDS encoding L-threonylcarbamoyladenylate synthase has protein sequence MAAAPIIEVNADHPQPRHLQRAVEVLSSGGVIAYPTDTYYGLGCDLGSKKGVERLYQLKGRDRKKPLSFLCPDLSDVAKYAHVSNFAYRTMKSLTPGAFTFVLEATRLVPEVMMSKQKQVGIRVPDSGLARALAAALGRPIVTTSATNEEGEPLIDARDIKDVLGHGLDLILDGGVRLMEPSTVVSLIGDQIEVLRQGKGQLD, from the coding sequence ATGGCGGCAGCGCCCATCATCGAGGTGAACGCGGATCACCCGCAGCCGAGGCACCTGCAGCGCGCGGTGGAGGTGCTCTCCAGCGGAGGGGTGATCGCCTACCCGACGGACACCTACTACGGCCTGGGGTGCGACCTGGGGTCGAAGAAGGGTGTCGAGCGGCTGTACCAGCTCAAGGGGCGGGACCGGAAGAAGCCGCTGTCCTTCCTGTGCCCGGACCTGTCGGACGTGGCGAAGTACGCGCACGTGAGCAACTTCGCATACCGGACGATGAAGAGCCTGACGCCTGGGGCCTTCACGTTCGTGCTCGAGGCCACGCGGCTGGTGCCCGAGGTGATGATGTCGAAGCAGAAGCAGGTGGGCATCCGCGTGCCGGACTCGGGGCTGGCGAGGGCGCTGGCGGCGGCCCTGGGGCGGCCCATCGTGACGACCTCGGCCACGAACGAAGAGGGCGAGCCGCTCATCGACGCCAGGGACATCAAGGACGTCCTGGGGCACGGGTTGGATCTCATCCTGGATGGAGGGGTGAGGCTGATGGAGCCCTCGACGGTGGTGTCGCTGATCGGCGATCAGATCGAGGTGCTGCGGCAGGGCAAGGGCCAGCTGGACTGA
- a CDS encoding general stress protein, translating to MQQDKDNKGSMTVAEAGRKGGETVRNERGREFYETIGRKGGATVKAERGRSFYEEIGRKGGETVKAERGAKFYEEIGKKGGDRVKATRGPNFYEEIGRKGGQKVKKLIEEGKRAARAAMEKQQEGAGAQQEEPASSSAAPPDESSSPGRSE from the coding sequence ATGCAGCAGGACAAGGACAACAAGGGCAGCATGACGGTGGCCGAGGCGGGCCGAAAAGGCGGAGAGACCGTGCGCAACGAGCGCGGCCGGGAGTTCTACGAGACGATCGGCCGCAAGGGTGGTGCGACGGTGAAAGCCGAACGGGGCCGCTCCTTCTACGAGGAGATCGGCCGCAAGGGCGGCGAGACCGTGAAGGCCGAGCGCGGCGCGAAGTTCTACGAGGAGATCGGCAAGAAGGGGGGAGACCGGGTGAAGGCCACCCGGGGTCCGAACTTCTACGAGGAGATCGGCCGCAAGGGCGGTCAGAAGGTCAAGAAGCTCATCGAGGAGGGCAAGCGGGCGGCTCGCGCGGCCATGGAGAAGCAGCAGGAAGGCGCGGGCGCGCAGCAGGAGGAGCCGGCGTCATCTTCGGCGGCGCCTCCAGATGAGTCGTCGAGCCCAGGCCGTAGCGAGTAA
- a CDS encoding TVP38/TMEM64 family protein encodes MLAPVLASIAGLTMLRLLGPDFINQKDLHAFLAPMGKWAPVAFILFLAVRPVTLLPGQVFTAVGGMIFGTRAATLYSLAGSFLATLLIFALSRWLGTRLMKRMAGSRYPVITRVAKRHGFKFALLSCINPLLPTDVMIAAAASARARFWPLTLGVLLGTVPGTLLTAQFGSGLAQGHTLATVVSGVGMVVSLVLGALLGRRIFRELNEEAPPEGQDEKSRPQAPQEPQHHPPLAVKGRIGRPALSTFQELPPAGP; translated from the coding sequence ATGCTGGCACCCGTGCTGGCCTCGATCGCGGGGCTCACGATGCTGCGGCTGCTGGGCCCGGACTTCATCAACCAGAAGGATTTGCACGCCTTCCTCGCGCCGATGGGGAAATGGGCGCCGGTGGCGTTCATCCTCTTCCTGGCCGTGAGGCCGGTGACACTGCTGCCCGGGCAGGTGTTCACCGCCGTGGGTGGGATGATTTTCGGCACCCGGGCGGCCACGCTCTATTCACTTGCGGGCAGTTTCCTCGCCACGTTGCTGATCTTCGCGTTGTCTCGCTGGTTGGGAACGCGGTTGATGAAGCGCATGGCGGGCAGCCGTTATCCGGTCATCACCCGGGTGGCGAAGCGGCACGGCTTCAAGTTCGCGCTGCTCTCGTGCATCAACCCGCTGCTGCCCACGGACGTGATGATCGCGGCGGCGGCATCGGCCAGGGCGCGCTTCTGGCCGCTGACGCTGGGTGTGCTGCTGGGAACCGTCCCCGGCACCCTCCTCACCGCGCAGTTCGGCAGCGGCCTGGCGCAGGGCCATACGCTGGCGACGGTGGTATCCGGCGTGGGGATGGTGGTGTCGCTGGTGCTGGGCGCGTTGCTCGGCCGCCGCATCTTCCGCGAGCTCAACGAGGAGGCGCCACCGGAGGGCCAGGACGAGAAGTCCCGGCCCCAGGCGCCCCAGGAGCCTCAGCACCACCCGCCGCTCGCGGTGAAGGGGCGGATCGGCCGGCCGGCGTTATCGACCTTCCAGGAGCTCCCGCCCGCCGGTCCGTGA
- a CDS encoding cation:proton antiporter — MQALFVFLSIAALSLLASSRTVLDPGRFPAFAQLAASGLLFLACGAVLGPGSLGVLSSGDLTALRPVLALGVGVAGVIIGLNLEPRLLRLLPREVYAAALAHAGTAFLWVALPLAGPLLFTMNLAPEAAVGAAALLGAAASLSSGHFAVLGYRSGRMERRRGLSVALLTMLDDVVGLGVLALALVFGAAAHPLEGLGLVALALLLGMACGGLLSFLMHGLNDQGELMAVLLGGVALVSGAAAYLRVSALLAGVACGATLALVGGRSVERAARVLGRFERPSYLLLVFLVGAHVQARDMMAWALLPGFLGLRFLGKVLGGSFAQRIAGGTLALPPRLGYALIAQGGLALCLVVEYLSLVPGPLSQRVFDVVVAGAVFNELLGSRAFRYVLEPAAVSTRGGGP, encoded by the coding sequence GTGCAGGCGCTGTTCGTCTTTCTCTCCATCGCGGCGCTCTCGCTGCTGGCCTCGAGCCGGACGGTGCTGGATCCGGGCCGTTTTCCGGCCTTCGCCCAGCTGGCCGCCAGCGGCTTGCTCTTCCTCGCCTGTGGCGCGGTGTTGGGGCCTGGCTCGCTGGGCGTGCTGTCCTCGGGCGACCTGACGGCCTTGCGGCCGGTGCTCGCCCTGGGGGTCGGCGTGGCGGGCGTCATCATCGGGCTCAACCTGGAGCCCCGGCTGCTGCGGCTGCTGCCCCGGGAGGTGTACGCGGCGGCACTGGCCCACGCCGGGACGGCCTTCCTGTGGGTGGCGCTGCCCCTGGCGGGTCCGCTGCTCTTCACCATGAACCTGGCCCCCGAGGCGGCGGTGGGGGCGGCGGCGCTGTTGGGAGCGGCGGCGAGCCTGTCCTCGGGCCACTTCGCGGTGCTGGGCTACCGCAGCGGACGCATGGAGCGGCGGCGAGGGCTGTCCGTGGCGCTGCTCACCATGCTGGATGACGTGGTGGGCCTGGGGGTGCTCGCGCTGGCGCTCGTCTTCGGCGCGGCGGCCCACCCGCTGGAGGGGTTGGGCCTGGTGGCGCTCGCGCTGCTGCTGGGCATGGCGTGTGGGGGCCTGTTGTCCTTCCTCATGCACGGGCTGAACGACCAGGGCGAGCTGATGGCGGTGCTGCTGGGCGGGGTGGCGCTGGTGTCCGGGGCGGCGGCGTACCTGCGCGTGTCGGCGCTGCTGGCGGGCGTGGCCTGCGGGGCGACGCTGGCGCTGGTGGGCGGCCGGTCCGTGGAGCGGGCGGCGCGCGTGCTGGGCCGCTTCGAGCGTCCGTCGTACCTGCTCCTGGTCTTCCTGGTGGGGGCCCACGTCCAGGCGCGCGACATGATGGCCTGGGCGCTGTTGCCGGGCTTCCTGGGCCTGCGCTTCCTGGGCAAGGTGCTGGGCGGTTCGTTCGCGCAGCGCATCGCCGGGGGCACGCTGGCGCTGCCGCCGCGGCTCGGCTACGCCCTCATCGCCCAGGGAGGGCTCGCGCTGTGCCTGGTGGTGGAGTACCTGTCGCTGGTGCCTGGACCGCTGTCCCAGCGCGTCTTCGACGTGGTGGTGGCGGGGGCCGTCTTCAACGAGCTGCTCGGCAGCCGTGCGTTCCGCTACGTGCTGGAGCCAGCGGCAGTGTCGACGCGGGGAGGCGGGCCATGA